In one window of Cupriavidus necator N-1 DNA:
- a CDS encoding DUF465 domain-containing protein, with translation MDSNLNTLERRIMELQIEHRDLDFLIDRLASDAVHDELQLRRLKKRRLKLKDAITLLQLQLEPDVPA, from the coding sequence ATGGACAGCAATCTGAACACCCTGGAGCGGCGCATCATGGAGTTGCAGATCGAGCACCGCGACCTGGATTTCCTGATCGACCGGCTTGCCAGCGACGCCGTCCATGATGAACTGCAGCTGCGCCGGCTGAAGAAGCGCCGCCTCAAGCTGAAGGACGCCATCACGCTGCTGCAGCTGCAGCTCGAACCCGACGTGCCGGCCTGA
- a CDS encoding RluA family pseudouridine synthase, with the protein MKKNSVKHYSPSPQPHPEAGGGVGGLPPERVRAAASVADFEAHPEEFEDLAEAPTGSGAPAAEPAVTLTLEVDSASHGQRLDKLLARHFSEFSRSRLQQWIESGAVRVDGQVRRPRDAVQMGNRIEIQPQAAPESSAFSPEDVPLDVVYEDDTLLVINKPAGLVVHPAAGNWSGTVLNGLLHRDPAATSLPRAGIVHRLDKETSGLMVVARSLTAQTDLVRQLQARTVKRTYIALVWGRTYDEGTIDAPIGRDPRERTRMAVVHTASGKPSRTHFRTLATVPLGRGFVSMVMCKLETGRTHQIRVHFESIGHPLVGDPVYFRATQRGQRPAVRAPLPVPYERQALHAYQLGLVHPATGKRMSWTAQPPEDLQALIDALDFESAQADEEEEAWDEVWEGGEAHWEYAGDDEDGDDDDERSA; encoded by the coding sequence ATGAAGAAAAATAGCGTCAAGCATTATAGCCCAAGCCCCCAGCCCCACCCCGAAGCCGGAGGTGGCGTGGGAGGACTTCCACCAGAACGGGTGCGCGCAGCCGCGTCCGTGGCCGATTTCGAGGCACATCCCGAGGAATTTGAAGACCTTGCCGAAGCGCCGACCGGCAGCGGCGCGCCAGCTGCCGAGCCGGCCGTGACCCTGACGCTGGAGGTGGACAGCGCCTCACATGGCCAGCGGCTCGATAAATTGCTCGCGCGGCACTTCAGCGAGTTTTCACGCAGCCGCCTGCAACAGTGGATCGAAAGCGGCGCGGTGCGCGTCGACGGCCAGGTGCGCCGGCCGCGCGACGCGGTGCAGATGGGCAACCGCATCGAGATCCAGCCGCAGGCCGCGCCGGAATCGTCAGCTTTCTCGCCCGAGGACGTGCCGCTGGACGTGGTCTATGAAGACGACACCCTGCTGGTGATCAACAAGCCCGCCGGGCTGGTGGTACACCCGGCTGCCGGCAACTGGAGCGGCACCGTGCTCAACGGGTTGCTGCACCGCGACCCCGCCGCCACGTCGCTGCCGCGCGCGGGCATCGTGCACCGGCTCGACAAGGAAACCTCCGGGCTGATGGTGGTGGCGCGCTCGCTGACCGCGCAGACCGACCTGGTGCGCCAGCTGCAGGCGCGCACGGTCAAGCGCACCTATATCGCGCTGGTGTGGGGCCGCACCTATGACGAGGGCACCATCGACGCGCCCATCGGCCGCGACCCGCGCGAGCGCACGCGCATGGCGGTCGTGCATACCGCCAGCGGCAAGCCGTCGCGCACGCATTTCCGCACGCTGGCCACGGTGCCGCTGGGGCGGGGCTTTGTGTCGATGGTGATGTGCAAGCTGGAGACTGGCCGCACGCACCAGATCCGCGTGCATTTCGAATCGATCGGCCATCCGCTGGTGGGCGACCCGGTCTACTTCCGCGCCACGCAGCGCGGGCAGCGCCCGGCGGTACGCGCGCCGCTGCCGGTGCCGTATGAGCGCCAGGCACTGCATGCGTACCAGCTCGGCCTGGTGCATCCGGCCACCGGCAAGCGCATGTCGTGGACCGCGCAGCCTCCGGAAGACCTGCAGGCGTTGATCGATGCGCTGGATTTTGAAAGCGCGCAGGCCGACGAGGAAGAAGAAGCCTGGGACGAAGTCTGGGAAGGCGGCGAGGCCCACTGGGAATATGCCGGCGATGACGAAGACGGTGACGATGACGATGAGCGCAGCGCCTGA
- a CDS encoding outer membrane protein assembly factor BamD, whose protein sequence is MQLQSMKRARWRTTIGAVLLAGGCVMLSACGLLADQPDETAGWSANKLYSEAKDALDGGDYTRAVKLYEKLEGRYPFGRYAQQAQIDTAYASYKDGETAAALAAVDRFIQLHPNHPNIDYAYYLKGLINFNDNLGWLGRFSGQDLSERDPKAARAAYDAFHTLITRYPESKYTPDATLRMQYIVNSLAQHEVHAARYYYRRGAYLAAVNRAQQSLKDYDGAPANEEALYIMIRSYDAMGMKDLRDDTARVMERNFPESDFIKYGARRKDKAWWEVF, encoded by the coding sequence ATGCAATTGCAGAGCATGAAACGCGCGCGCTGGCGCACGACAATTGGAGCGGTTCTGCTCGCAGGCGGCTGCGTCATGCTGTCTGCATGCGGCCTGCTGGCGGACCAACCCGACGAGACCGCAGGCTGGTCGGCCAACAAATTATATTCGGAAGCCAAGGATGCGCTGGATGGCGGCGACTACACGCGTGCCGTCAAGCTGTATGAAAAGCTCGAAGGCCGCTATCCGTTTGGCCGCTATGCGCAGCAGGCCCAGATCGATACCGCCTACGCCAGCTACAAGGATGGTGAAACGGCAGCAGCCCTGGCCGCGGTGGACCGCTTCATCCAGCTGCACCCGAATCATCCCAATATCGATTACGCCTACTATCTCAAGGGCCTGATCAACTTCAACGACAACCTGGGCTGGCTGGGCCGATTCTCGGGCCAGGACCTGAGCGAGCGCGATCCCAAGGCCGCCCGCGCCGCGTACGACGCCTTCCATACGCTGATCACCCGCTACCCGGAAAGCAAGTACACCCCCGACGCGACGCTGCGCATGCAGTACATCGTCAACTCGCTGGCCCAGCATGAAGTGCATGCCGCGCGCTACTACTACCGGCGCGGCGCCTACCTTGCCGCCGTCAACCGTGCCCAGCAGTCACTGAAGGACTACGATGGCGCGCCGGCCAACGAAGAGGCCCTGTACATCATGATCCGCTCGTATGACGCGATGGGCATGAAGGACCTGCGCGACGACACCGCGCGCGTGATGGAGCGCAACTTCCCCGAGAGCGACTTCATCAAGTACGGCGCGCGCCGCAAGGACAAGGCCTGGTGGGAAGTGTTCTGA
- a CDS encoding ATP-binding protein — MTLQRRLIFAVLIAAPVVWLLTIGLTYVRARHEINELYDTDMVRMALQMHSVVPLVDVAAEPSRTRLPQLVEGDQGDAGLGDLAIAAWLPDGKSLHIDPEGDLLPRAPGVKGFTEITINKKAWRLYYLDDPDTGWRVCVGQQIGERNELILSYIAAQVLPWAAGLPVLIGLLIWFMRRALAPVRALSSDIEGRAPEDRRPLSLKAVPGELVPLVHAMNRLLARVSDSIEHERRLTADAAHEMRTPLAALKAQWEIAERSPDADERAQARANVASGIDRIGRLVSQLLTLSRLEDASAPPSRQPVNWLPVAQQALSDCLGLAQQKQVDVELEWPAQGHPPLPVAGDTSLLSLMLRNLLDNAIRYSPPGALVTVDFQPDGITVRDQGPGVAPDVLARLGDRFFRGGSGQREQGHGLGISIARRVARLHGLEIAFANRSDGAGKGLAVRIGRGG; from the coding sequence ATGACGTTGCAGCGCCGGCTCATCTTTGCGGTGCTGATCGCCGCGCCGGTGGTGTGGCTGCTGACCATCGGCCTGACCTACGTGCGGGCCCGGCATGAGATCAATGAGCTCTATGACACTGACATGGTGCGCATGGCGCTGCAGATGCATTCGGTGGTCCCGCTGGTCGATGTCGCCGCTGAGCCGTCGCGCACGCGGCTGCCGCAGCTGGTGGAAGGTGACCAGGGCGACGCCGGGCTGGGCGATTTGGCCATCGCGGCGTGGCTGCCGGACGGCAAGTCGCTGCATATCGATCCCGAGGGCGACCTGCTGCCACGCGCCCCCGGCGTCAAGGGCTTTACCGAGATCACCATCAACAAGAAGGCCTGGCGGCTCTACTACCTCGACGACCCCGACACCGGCTGGCGTGTCTGTGTCGGCCAGCAGATCGGCGAGCGCAACGAGCTGATCCTGTCCTATATCGCCGCGCAGGTGTTGCCGTGGGCCGCGGGGCTGCCGGTGCTGATCGGGCTGCTGATCTGGTTCATGCGGCGCGCGCTGGCGCCGGTGCGGGCGCTGTCCTCGGACATCGAAGGGCGCGCCCCGGAGGACCGCCGACCGCTCAGCCTCAAGGCCGTGCCCGGTGAACTGGTGCCGCTGGTGCATGCGATGAACCGGCTGCTGGCGCGCGTATCGGATTCAATCGAACACGAACGGCGCCTGACCGCCGATGCGGCGCACGAGATGCGCACGCCGCTGGCCGCGCTCAAGGCGCAGTGGGAGATAGCCGAGCGCTCGCCTGACGCCGACGAACGCGCGCAGGCGCGCGCCAATGTGGCATCCGGCATCGACCGCATCGGCCGGCTGGTGTCGCAGCTGCTGACACTGAGCCGGCTGGAGGATGCCTCGGCGCCGCCTTCGCGCCAGCCTGTCAACTGGCTGCCCGTGGCGCAGCAGGCGCTGTCCGACTGCCTGGGCCTGGCCCAGCAGAAACAGGTCGACGTCGAGCTGGAATGGCCGGCCCAGGGCCATCCCCCATTGCCGGTGGCGGGCGACACCAGCCTGCTGTCGCTGATGCTGCGCAACCTGCTCGACAACGCCATCCGCTACAGTCCGCCCGGTGCGCTGGTGACGGTCGATTTCCAGCCTGACGGCATCACCGTGCGCGACCAGGGGCCGGGCGTGGCGCCGGACGTGCTGGCACGGCTGGGAGACCGCTTTTTCCGCGGCGGCAGCGGGCAGCGCGAGCAGGGGCACGGCCTTGGCATTTCCATCGCGCGGCGCGTGGCGCGGCTGCATGGGCTGGAAATTGCGTTTGCCAACCGCTCGGATGGGGCCGGGAAGGGCCTGGCCGTGCGGATCGGGCGCGGCGGCTGA
- a CDS encoding class I poly(R)-hydroxyalkanoic acid synthase has product MATGKGAAASTQEGKSQPFKFTPGPFDPATWLEWSRQWQGTEGNGHAAASGIPGLDALAGVKIEPAQLGDIQQRYMKDFSALWQAMAEGKAEATGPLHDRRFAGDAWRTNLPYRFAAAFYLLNARALTELADAVEADAKTRQRIRFAISQWVDAMSPANFLATNPEAQRLLIESGGESLRAGVRNMMEDLTRGKISQTDESAFEVGRNVAVSEGAVVFENEYFQLLQYKPLTDKVHARPLLMVPPCINKYYILDLQPESSLVRHVVEQGHTVFLVSWRNPDASMAGSTWDDYIEHAAIRAIEVARDISGQDKINVLGFCVGGTIVSTALAVMAARGQHPAASVTLLTTLLDFADTGILDVFVDEGHVQLREATLGGAAGAPCALLRGLELANTFSFLRPNDLVWNYVVDNYLKGNTPVPFDLLFWNGDATNLPGPWYCWYLRHTYLQDELKVPGKLTVCGVPVDLASIDVPTYIYGSREDHIVPWTAAYASTALLANKLRFVLGASGHIAGVINPPAKNKRSHWTNDALPESPQQWLAGATEHHGSWWPDWTAWLAGQAGAKRAAPANYGNARYPAIEPAPGRYVKAKA; this is encoded by the coding sequence ATGGCGACCGGCAAAGGCGCGGCAGCTTCCACTCAGGAAGGCAAGTCCCAACCATTCAAGTTCACGCCGGGGCCATTCGATCCAGCCACATGGCTGGAATGGTCCCGCCAGTGGCAGGGCACTGAAGGCAACGGCCACGCGGCCGCGTCCGGCATTCCGGGCCTGGATGCGCTGGCAGGCGTCAAGATCGAGCCGGCGCAGCTGGGTGATATCCAGCAGCGTTACATGAAGGACTTCTCAGCCCTGTGGCAGGCCATGGCCGAGGGCAAGGCCGAGGCCACCGGGCCGCTGCACGACCGGCGCTTCGCCGGCGACGCGTGGCGCACCAACCTGCCATACCGCTTCGCTGCCGCGTTCTACCTGCTCAATGCGCGCGCCTTGACCGAGCTGGCCGATGCTGTTGAGGCCGATGCCAAGACGCGCCAGCGCATCCGCTTTGCGATCTCGCAATGGGTCGATGCGATGTCGCCCGCCAACTTCCTCGCCACGAATCCCGAGGCGCAGCGCCTGCTGATCGAGTCGGGCGGCGAATCGCTGCGTGCCGGCGTGCGCAACATGATGGAAGACCTGACGCGCGGCAAGATCTCGCAGACCGACGAGAGCGCGTTTGAGGTCGGCCGCAATGTCGCGGTGAGCGAAGGCGCCGTAGTCTTCGAGAACGAATACTTCCAGCTGTTGCAGTACAAGCCGCTGACCGACAAGGTGCATGCGCGCCCGCTGCTGATGGTGCCGCCGTGCATCAACAAGTACTACATCCTGGACCTGCAGCCGGAGAGCTCGCTGGTGCGTCATGTGGTGGAGCAGGGGCATACGGTGTTCCTGGTGTCGTGGCGCAATCCGGACGCCAGCATGGCTGGCAGCACCTGGGACGACTACATCGAGCACGCGGCCATCCGCGCCATCGAAGTCGCGCGCGACATCAGCGGCCAGGACAAGATCAACGTGCTCGGCTTCTGCGTGGGCGGCACCATTGTGTCGACTGCGCTGGCGGTGATGGCCGCGCGCGGCCAGCACCCGGCTGCCAGCGTCACGCTGCTGACCACGCTGCTGGACTTTGCCGACACCGGCATCCTCGACGTCTTTGTCGACGAGGGCCATGTGCAGCTGCGCGAGGCCACGCTGGGCGGCGCCGCCGGCGCGCCGTGCGCGCTGCTGCGCGGCCTTGAGCTGGCCAATACCTTCTCGTTCCTGCGCCCGAACGACCTGGTGTGGAACTACGTGGTCGACAACTACCTGAAGGGCAACACGCCGGTGCCGTTCGACCTGCTGTTCTGGAACGGCGACGCCACCAACCTGCCGGGGCCTTGGTACTGCTGGTACCTGCGCCACACCTACCTGCAGGACGAGCTCAAGGTGCCGGGCAAGCTGACTGTGTGCGGCGTGCCCGTGGACCTGGCCAGCATCGACGTGCCGACCTACATCTACGGCTCGCGCGAAGACCATATCGTGCCATGGACCGCGGCCTATGCCTCGACCGCGCTGCTGGCGAACAAGCTGCGCTTCGTGCTGGGTGCGTCGGGCCATATCGCCGGTGTGATCAACCCGCCGGCCAAGAACAAGCGCAGCCACTGGACCAACGATGCGCTGCCGGAGTCGCCGCAGCAATGGCTGGCTGGCGCCACCGAGCATCACGGCAGCTGGTGGCCGGACTGGACCGCATGGCTGGCAGGCCAGGCCGGCGCGAAACGTGCCGCGCCCGCCAACTACGGCAATGCGCGCTATCCCGCGATCGAACCCGCGCCTGGGCGATACGTCAAAGCCAAGGCATGA
- a CDS encoding ATP-dependent DNA helicase produces MSDLPDSPESSEAVSLTDAGSPVPAAPADVGASRGAELATIFADTGTLAQAIPGYRPRASQHKMAEAVADAIAQNDSVIVEAGTGTGKTYAYLVPAMLWGGKVILSTGTKNLQDQLFLRDIPTVRHALNVPVSVALLKGRANYVCHYHLERAQANGRLASRQDAAWLRDIGRFVKETSTGDKAELASVPENAPVWQMVTSTRDNCLGSECPHYKECFVMRARKEAQQADVVVVNHHLFFADVVLRDTGMAELLPAANTVIFDEAHQLPETATLFFGETLSTSQLLEIARDAVAEGLSHARDAVDWVALAAPLERAARDLRLAFSKDNARLALGQIEADRRIAEPFNETLDALDEALSDFVEMLESQAERAESLQQCHRRALELANKLAAWRADAAPVPAPQQTEGEGEAAPAVPAGAETVRWVEVFSHTVQLHRTPLSIAPIFTRQRDGQPRAWVFTSATLSVKGNFTHYAAQLGLDKDRSLTLPSPFDYAKQALLYVPRDMPAPQSPQFTDAVVQAALPLIEAAGGRTFLLCTTLRAVQRASDLLYDAFAERGLNLPLLVQGQASRTELLDRFRELGNAVLVGSQSFWEGVDVRGEALSLVIIDKLPFAPPDDPVLAARMEVLQKKGLSPFAVHQLPHAVITLKQGAGRLIRSESDRGVLAIFDTRLVEKPYGRQIWQSLPPFTRTREAATVVRFLESLRSPGKEAEAEPAGEAAAD; encoded by the coding sequence TTGTCCGATCTTCCAGATTCCCCTGAGTCGTCCGAAGCCGTCAGCCTGACCGACGCCGGGTCGCCCGTGCCTGCCGCGCCCGCCGACGTCGGCGCCAGCCGCGGCGCTGAACTGGCCACCATCTTTGCCGATACCGGCACGCTGGCCCAGGCCATTCCCGGCTACCGGCCACGCGCCTCGCAGCACAAGATGGCCGAGGCCGTCGCCGACGCGATCGCGCAGAACGATTCCGTCATCGTCGAGGCGGGCACCGGCACCGGCAAGACCTACGCCTACCTGGTGCCGGCGATGCTGTGGGGCGGCAAGGTGATCCTGTCGACCGGCACCAAGAACCTGCAGGACCAGCTGTTCCTGCGCGATATCCCCACCGTGCGCCATGCGCTGAACGTGCCGGTCTCGGTGGCGCTGCTCAAGGGCCGCGCCAACTACGTCTGCCACTACCACCTGGAACGCGCGCAGGCCAACGGGCGCCTGGCGTCGCGCCAGGATGCGGCATGGCTGCGCGACATCGGCCGCTTCGTCAAGGAAACCTCCACCGGCGACAAGGCCGAGCTGGCGTCCGTGCCCGAGAACGCGCCGGTATGGCAGATGGTGACCTCCACGCGCGACAACTGCCTGGGATCGGAATGCCCGCATTACAAGGAATGCTTTGTGATGCGCGCGCGCAAGGAAGCGCAGCAGGCCGACGTGGTGGTGGTCAACCATCACCTGTTCTTTGCCGACGTGGTGCTGCGCGACACCGGCATGGCGGAACTGCTGCCGGCGGCCAACACCGTGATCTTCGACGAGGCCCACCAGCTGCCCGAGACCGCCACGCTGTTCTTCGGCGAGACGCTTTCCACCAGCCAGCTGCTGGAAATCGCCCGCGATGCCGTGGCCGAAGGCCTGTCGCATGCACGCGATGCGGTGGACTGGGTCGCGCTGGCCGCGCCGCTGGAGCGCGCCGCGCGCGACCTGCGCCTGGCCTTCAGCAAGGACAATGCGCGGCTGGCGCTGGGCCAGATCGAGGCCGACCGCCGTATCGCCGAGCCTTTCAACGAGACGCTCGATGCGCTGGACGAGGCGTTGTCAGACTTCGTCGAGATGCTCGAAAGCCAGGCCGAGCGTGCCGAATCGCTGCAGCAATGCCACCGCCGCGCGCTGGAGCTGGCCAACAAGCTGGCCGCGTGGCGCGCCGATGCCGCGCCCGTGCCGGCACCGCAGCAGACGGAAGGCGAGGGAGAAGCAGCCCCGGCGGTGCCCGCGGGGGCTGAAACCGTGCGCTGGGTCGAGGTGTTCTCGCATACCGTGCAGCTGCACCGCACGCCGTTGTCGATCGCGCCGATCTTCACGCGCCAGCGCGACGGCCAGCCGCGCGCCTGGGTCTTCACCTCGGCCACGCTGTCGGTGAAAGGCAACTTCACCCACTACGCCGCGCAGTTGGGGCTCGACAAGGACCGCTCGCTGACGCTGCCCAGCCCGTTCGATTACGCGAAGCAGGCGCTGCTCTACGTGCCGCGCGACATGCCGGCGCCGCAGTCGCCGCAGTTCACCGACGCGGTGGTGCAGGCGGCATTGCCGCTGATCGAGGCCGCCGGCGGGCGCACCTTCCTGCTGTGCACCACGCTGCGCGCCGTGCAGCGTGCCTCGGACCTGCTTTATGACGCGTTCGCCGAGCGCGGCCTGAACCTGCCGCTGCTGGTGCAGGGCCAGGCCAGCCGCACCGAGTTGCTGGACCGCTTCCGCGAACTGGGCAATGCGGTGCTGGTCGGCAGCCAGAGCTTCTGGGAAGGCGTGGATGTGCGCGGCGAGGCGCTGTCGCTGGTGATCATCGACAAGCTGCCGTTCGCGCCGCCCGACGACCCGGTGCTGGCCGCGCGCATGGAAGTGCTGCAGAAGAAGGGCCTGAGCCCGTTTGCCGTGCACCAGCTGCCGCATGCGGTGATCACGCTCAAGCAGGGGGCGGGGCGGCTGATCCGTTCGGAGTCTGACCGCGGCGTACTGGCGATCTTCGATACGCGGCTGGTCGAGAAGCCCTATGGCCGGCAGATCTGGCAAAGCCTGCCGCCGTTCACGCGCACGCGTGAGGCAGCGACGGTGGTGCGGTTCCTGGAGTCGCTGCGCAGTCCTGGCAAGGAAGCTGAGGCGGAGCCCGCAGGGGAAGCGGCAGCGGACTGA
- a CDS encoding Tex family protein, producing MSNLPASVSQKIVSLIAAELSVQPRQVAAAVALLDEGATVPFIARYRKEVTGNLDDTQLRNLEERLLYLRDMEDRRAAILASIQEQGKLTPELQAAIEAAETKQTLEDLYLPYKPKRRTRAQIARECGLEPLAQALLADPTLDPQGEAAKYVNGNPTADGGVPDVKAALDGARDILSEQFGETAELLGKLREHLWNNGVVASTVMEGKETAEEEKFRDYYSYSETIRTVPSHRALALFRGRNAGVLMVKLGLGEEQDAMVPHPCEGMIARHVGVQNLGRPADKWLGDVCRWCWRVKVQPHLETELLTQLRETAENEAIKVFGRNLHELLLAAPAGPKSVMGVDPGIRTGCKIAVVDSTGKLLDTATIYPHEPRRDWNGSLATLARLAKQHNVALVSIGNGTASRETDKLVQDLMKQMPELKLTKIVVSEAGASVYSASELAAKEFPDLDVSLRGAVSIARRLQDPLAELVKIDPKSIGVGQYQHDVNQRELARALDAVVEDCVNAVGVDVNTASAPLLARVSGLNTVLARNIVEFRDANGAFPNRNALKQVPRLGDKTFEQAAGFLRINDGDNPLDRSSVHPEAYPVVQRILEHVKKGLRDVMGNRDALRGLSPTQFTDDSFGLPTVRDILTELEKPGRDPRPEFKTATFQEGVEDVKDLQPGMVLEGVVTNVAAFGAFVDIGVHQDGLVHISALSNKFVKDAHEVVKAGQVVKVKVMEVDVKRNRIGLSMRLDDEPGQAAARAGGDRGDRGAQRNGGKGFGGGRREQEPAGAMAAAFAKLKR from the coding sequence ATGTCCAACCTGCCCGCATCCGTCTCGCAAAAGATTGTCTCGCTCATCGCGGCTGAACTGTCCGTGCAGCCCCGCCAGGTGGCCGCGGCCGTGGCGCTGCTCGACGAAGGCGCCACCGTGCCCTTCATCGCCCGCTACCGCAAGGAAGTGACCGGCAACCTGGATGACACGCAGCTGCGCAACCTGGAAGAGCGCCTGCTCTACCTGCGCGACATGGAAGACCGCCGCGCGGCCATCCTCGCGTCGATCCAGGAGCAAGGCAAGCTCACGCCCGAGCTCCAGGCCGCCATCGAGGCCGCCGAAACCAAGCAGACGCTCGAAGACCTCTACCTGCCCTACAAGCCCAAGCGCCGCACCCGCGCCCAGATCGCGCGCGAATGCGGGCTGGAGCCGCTGGCGCAGGCGCTGCTGGCCGATCCCACGCTGGATCCGCAGGGCGAGGCCGCCAAGTACGTCAATGGCAACCCCACCGCCGACGGCGGCGTGCCGGATGTCAAGGCCGCGCTGGACGGCGCGCGCGACATCCTGTCCGAGCAGTTCGGCGAGACCGCGGAACTGCTGGGCAAGCTGCGCGAGCACCTGTGGAACAACGGCGTGGTGGCCTCCACCGTGATGGAAGGCAAGGAAACCGCCGAGGAAGAGAAGTTCCGCGACTACTACAGCTACAGCGAGACCATCCGCACCGTGCCGTCGCACCGCGCGCTGGCGCTGTTCCGCGGCCGCAACGCGGGCGTGCTGATGGTCAAGCTGGGCCTGGGCGAAGAACAGGACGCGATGGTGCCGCACCCGTGCGAAGGCATGATCGCGCGCCATGTCGGCGTCCAGAACCTGGGCCGCCCGGCCGACAAGTGGCTGGGCGACGTATGCCGCTGGTGCTGGCGCGTCAAGGTGCAGCCCCACCTGGAAACCGAACTGCTGACGCAGCTGCGCGAAACCGCGGAGAACGAAGCCATCAAGGTGTTCGGCCGCAACCTGCATGAGCTGCTGCTGGCCGCGCCAGCCGGGCCCAAGTCCGTGATGGGCGTCGACCCGGGCATCCGCACCGGCTGCAAGATCGCCGTGGTGGACAGCACCGGCAAGCTGCTGGACACCGCCACCATCTACCCGCACGAGCCGCGCCGCGACTGGAACGGCTCGCTCGCCACGCTGGCGCGCCTGGCAAAACAGCACAATGTGGCGCTGGTGTCGATCGGCAACGGCACCGCCAGCCGCGAAACCGACAAGCTGGTGCAGGACCTGATGAAGCAGATGCCCGAGCTGAAGCTGACCAAGATCGTGGTCAGCGAGGCCGGCGCTTCGGTGTATTCGGCGTCGGAGCTGGCAGCCAAGGAATTCCCGGACCTGGATGTGTCGCTGCGCGGCGCGGTGTCGATTGCCCGCCGGCTGCAGGATCCGCTGGCGGAACTGGTCAAGATCGATCCCAAGTCGATCGGCGTGGGCCAGTACCAGCATGACGTCAACCAGCGCGAGCTGGCGCGGGCGCTGGACGCCGTGGTCGAAGACTGCGTCAACGCCGTGGGCGTGGACGTCAACACCGCCTCGGCGCCGCTGCTGGCGCGCGTGTCGGGCCTGAACACGGTGCTGGCGCGCAATATCGTCGAGTTCCGCGACGCCAATGGCGCCTTCCCCAACCGCAACGCGCTGAAGCAGGTGCCGCGCCTGGGCGACAAGACCTTCGAGCAGGCGGCCGGCTTCCTGCGCATCAACGACGGCGACAATCCGCTGGACCGCTCCTCGGTGCACCCGGAAGCGTATCCGGTGGTGCAGCGCATCCTGGAACACGTCAAGAAGGGCCTGCGCGATGTGATGGGCAACCGCGACGCGCTGCGCGGCCTGTCGCCGACGCAGTTCACCGACGACTCCTTCGGCCTGCCGACCGTGCGCGACATCCTGACCGAACTGGAAAAGCCGGGCCGCGACCCGCGCCCCGAGTTCAAGACCGCGACCTTCCAGGAAGGTGTGGAAGACGTGAAGGACCTGCAGCCCGGCATGGTGCTGGAAGGCGTGGTCACCAACGTGGCAGCCTTCGGTGCGTTTGTCGATATCGGCGTGCACCAGGACGGCCTGGTCCATATCTCGGCGTTGTCGAACAAGTTCGTCAAGGACGCACACGAGGTGGTCAAGGCTGGCCAGGTGGTCAAGGTCAAGGTGATGGAGGTCGACGTCAAGCGCAACCGCATCGGCCTGTCGATGCGCCTGGACGACGAGCCCGGCCAGGCCGCGGCGCGTGCCGGCGGCGACCGTGGCGATCGCGGCGCCCAGCGCAATGGTGGCAAGGGCTTCGGTGGCGGCCGCCGCGAGCAGGAACCGGCGGGCGCGATGGCCGCGGCCTTCGCCAAGCTCAAGCGCTAA
- the pgeF gene encoding peptidoglycan editing factor PgeF yields MSAAPDPAWLVPDWPAPARVCALSTTRQGGVSKGPYGLAGGAPGGLNLGTHVGDDAADVARNRARLAACLPSMPQWLEQVHGCAVATVDHVAAPSAPVPQADASLALASGHVCAVMTADCLPVLLCDAQGTVVGAAHAGWRGLCSGVIEATLSRMQAAAGAGAPRWLAWLGPAIGPDAFEVGAEVRDAFLAQARADEQAAVAAAFRAGAPGKYLADIYALARTRLARAGCTEVYGGDACTVGEAGRFYSYRRDGVTGRMASLVWLAD; encoded by the coding sequence ATGAGCGCAGCGCCTGATCCCGCCTGGCTGGTCCCTGACTGGCCCGCGCCGGCGCGTGTGTGCGCGCTATCCACGACGCGCCAGGGCGGCGTCAGCAAGGGCCCGTACGGGCTTGCCGGCGGCGCCCCGGGCGGCCTGAACCTGGGCACCCACGTCGGCGACGATGCCGCGGACGTGGCGCGCAACCGTGCGCGGCTGGCTGCGTGCCTGCCGTCGATGCCGCAGTGGCTGGAGCAGGTGCATGGCTGCGCGGTGGCGACGGTCGATCATGTCGCGGCCCCGAGCGCGCCCGTGCCCCAGGCCGACGCGAGCCTGGCGTTGGCATCCGGCCACGTCTGCGCCGTGATGACGGCGGATTGCCTGCCGGTGCTGCTGTGCGATGCGCAGGGGACGGTGGTGGGCGCCGCGCATGCGGGCTGGCGCGGCCTGTGCAGCGGCGTGATCGAAGCCACGCTGTCACGGATGCAGGCCGCCGCCGGTGCTGGCGCCCCGCGCTGGCTGGCGTGGCTGGGCCCGGCCATCGGCCCCGATGCGTTCGAGGTGGGTGCGGAAGTGCGCGATGCTTTCCTGGCGCAGGCACGCGCCGATGAACAGGCCGCGGTTGCCGCAGCCTTCCGCGCTGGCGCACCGGGCAAGTACCTTGCCGACATCTATGCGCTGGCGCGCACGCGCCTGGCGCGCGCCGGCTGCACCGAGGTCTACGGCGGCGACGCCTGTACCGTGGGCGAAGCCGGTCGCTTCTACTCCTATCGGCGCGACGGCGTGACCGGCCGCATGGCCAGCCTGGTCTGGCTGGCGGACTGA